From a region of the Deltaproteobacteria bacterium genome:
- a CDS encoding chemotaxis protein CheW, translated as MAEEKSRKKEGKPFSRKKKSPDKKDEETFRLVRIGASTMAIRKSGFFDIVQDTQIHHIPLTPDYFEGIADIEGTTISAFDLAKLIALPAKGSLKKSLLIVAREKPAAAFTVDEILNEERIRKDDLLPLPAYLKSLTIDSVISSGGKLIPIINIKNLYGTIISDEWQKASPSLIPPREKKQGEKKKELTFFDLGGEQFATGGIEEELPYDAQKITALSALPEFIRGISFHKGELITIIDACLRITGKKAPQRGRLLITRIGDDLFGFITGKALKTSKKEEEKRTGLPLLAEKPWIKNVALRKKELIPLVELDKLLDPREDEGAASKAIDTCKPDLSLQSRFAKEKLGVRDFLISDRRYALPAEQVKDVIPYSPGRSLPLLPSIIAGVRDYKGKVLPIVDITTCFGFRSRPGKGWKMLVMENGDFSALVLAQAVFDEHLLQAQQQKAVPVIMKHRFLYGCYTDEETKGVRLIPDIYKLCIHFDETMVRDIFESMKEHEKAVAFSTEEKAEEEQLTPAVERKEEAPPGGKIEEKEVLQETAPPKTGEKGEERITHEDMFPGQKPLKDIAQAEKKGGEESGEILKGEEEEIKPREPSPEPVTPAESIDKGGGPTGKIAEETEREAPPERTIEEKEVLQETAPPKTGEEGEERITHEDMFPGQKPLKDIAQEEKKGGEESGEILKEEEEVPFHVKEPFHERKEERETIKEETSPTTGEEIKTREPSPKPVTPAESIYNGGGRTGKIILLIILLAAALIYFFFGYEKKPASLLEKEMRHPTPVAIPPYVSKDSSEKQPGKEATKKEAPREDKVPSKVGPVEEERLAEEERLAEEKQLAEEKQLAEEKQLAEEKQLAEEKQLAEEKQLAEEKQLAEEKQLAEEKQLAEEKRLAEEKRLAEEKRLAEEKRLAEEKQLAEEKRLAEEERLAEEKRLAEEKRLAEEKKLPKEVRKERAKPIMRKGRSYPPLGEFDYYTVRKGDTLWDIAEAYSQNPFDYHLVAEDNRIVNPDLIYPEQKLRLQRKWKKKKAPAQGER; from the coding sequence ATGGCTGAAGAAAAGAGCAGAAAAAAAGAAGGCAAACCTTTCTCCCGGAAGAAGAAATCGCCCGATAAAAAGGACGAAGAGACCTTTCGTCTTGTCCGTATAGGCGCATCCACCATGGCCATCAGGAAGAGCGGCTTTTTTGACATCGTTCAAGATACGCAGATCCATCACATCCCCCTGACGCCTGATTATTTCGAAGGCATTGCAGACATTGAAGGCACGACTATAAGCGCCTTTGACCTTGCAAAACTTATCGCTCTGCCGGCAAAAGGCTCATTAAAAAAATCGCTCCTCATTGTTGCCAGGGAAAAACCGGCGGCCGCCTTTACCGTCGATGAAATCCTTAATGAAGAAAGAATCAGAAAAGATGACCTTCTTCCCCTGCCCGCTTACCTCAAAAGCCTGACCATAGACAGCGTCATTTCTTCGGGAGGCAAGCTTATCCCCATCATTAACATAAAAAACCTTTACGGGACCATCATTTCCGATGAATGGCAAAAAGCCTCACCTTCACTTATCCCGCCCCGGGAGAAAAAACAAGGTGAGAAGAAAAAAGAACTGACATTTTTCGATCTTGGAGGGGAGCAATTTGCCACAGGGGGTATTGAAGAAGAGTTGCCTTATGATGCTCAAAAAATAACCGCTCTTTCCGCCCTTCCGGAATTTATCAGGGGTATCTCTTTTCACAAGGGAGAACTCATTACCATTATCGACGCCTGCCTGAGAATTACAGGAAAAAAAGCGCCTCAGAGGGGAAGACTTCTTATCACTCGCATAGGGGATGATCTCTTCGGATTTATCACGGGAAAGGCCCTTAAAACCTCAAAAAAAGAGGAAGAAAAAAGGACCGGCCTGCCTCTTTTGGCGGAAAAACCCTGGATAAAAAATGTTGCCCTCAGGAAAAAAGAACTTATTCCCCTTGTGGAACTCGATAAACTCCTCGATCCCCGTGAGGACGAAGGAGCGGCATCAAAAGCGATTGATACCTGCAAACCGGACCTGTCACTGCAATCAAGGTTTGCAAAAGAGAAACTGGGCGTACGCGATTTCCTCATATCGGACAGGCGGTATGCTCTGCCCGCTGAGCAGGTAAAGGATGTCATACCTTACAGCCCCGGCAGAAGCCTTCCGCTTCTCCCCTCCATTATTGCCGGTGTCCGGGATTATAAGGGAAAGGTCCTTCCCATTGTTGATATAACCACCTGCTTCGGCTTTCGCTCCCGGCCCGGCAAGGGATGGAAAATGCTCGTCATGGAGAATGGCGATTTTTCTGCGCTTGTGCTTGCTCAGGCAGTCTTTGACGAACATCTTCTCCAGGCGCAGCAACAAAAAGCAGTGCCTGTTATCATGAAACACCGTTTTCTCTACGGTTGCTATACAGATGAAGAAACAAAAGGCGTCCGCCTCATTCCCGATATTTACAAGCTCTGCATCCACTTCGATGAAACGATGGTAAGAGATATTTTTGAATCCATGAAAGAGCACGAAAAAGCCGTCGCCTTTTCCACTGAAGAAAAAGCGGAAGAAGAACAACTCACGCCTGCAGTTGAAAGGAAAGAAGAAGCGCCTCCTGGAGGAAAAATTGAAGAAAAAGAAGTTCTTCAGGAAACAGCCCCGCCAAAAACCGGTGAAAAAGGAGAAGAAAGGATCACTCATGAAGACATGTTCCCCGGACAAAAACCGTTAAAGGACATTGCGCAGGCAGAGAAAAAAGGGGGCGAGGAAAGCGGGGAAATCCTTAAAGGGGAGGAAGAAGAGATAAAACCACGGGAACCCTCTCCGGAGCCTGTCACTCCTGCCGAATCCATCGATAAAGGCGGTGGGCCCACAGGAAAAATTGCAGAAGAAACAGAAAGAGAAGCGCCTCCTGAAAGAACAATTGAAGAAAAAGAAGTTCTTCAGGAAACAGCCCCGCCAAAAACCGGTGAAGAAGGAGAAGAAAGGATCACTCATGAAGACATGTTCCCCGGGCAGAAACCTTTAAAGGACATTGCGCAGGAAGAGAAGAAAGGGGGCGAGGAAAGCGGGGAAATCCTTAAAGAGGAGGAAGAAGTTCCTTTCCATGTAAAGGAACCTTTTCATGAAAGAAAAGAAGAAAGAGAAACCATTAAAGAGGAGACGTCCCCCACAACAGGAGAAGAGATAAAAACACGGGAACCCTCTCCGAAGCCTGTCACTCCTGCCGAATCCATCTATAACGGCGGTGGTCGCACTGGAAAGATCATTCTGCTCATCATCCTTCTTGCAGCTGCGCTCATTTATTTCTTTTTTGGTTATGAAAAGAAGCCGGCTTCTCTCTTGGAAAAAGAGATGAGGCATCCAACTCCCGTCGCAATTCCACCTTATGTAAGTAAGGACAGCAGCGAAAAGCAGCCAGGGAAAGAAGCGACTAAAAAGGAAGCGCCTCGGGAAGATAAAGTTCCATCAAAGGTTGGTCCTGTAGAAGAGGAGAGATTAGCCGAAGAGGAACGACTGGCCGAAGAGAAGCAACTGGCTGAAGAAAAGCAACTGGCTGAAGAAAAGCAACTGGCTGAAGAGAAGCAACTGGCTGAAGAGAAGCAACTGGCTGAAGAAAAGCAACTGGCTGAAGAGAAGCAACTGGCCGAAGAGAAGCAACTGGCTGAAGAAAAGCAACTGGCTGAAGAAAAGCGACTGGCTGAAGAGAAGCGACTGGCTGAAGAGAAGCGACTGGCCGAAGAAAAGCGATTGGCTGAAGAGAAGCAACTGGCTGAAGAGAAGCGACTGGCTGAAGAGGAGCGATTGGCTGAAGAGAAGCGACTGGCTGAAGAGAAGCGATTGGCCGAAGAAAAGAAACTGCCAAAAGAAGTGCGCAAAGAACGGGCCAAACCGATTATGAGAAAAGGAAGAAGCTACCCACCTCTTGGGGAGTTTGATTATTATACCGTCCGCAAAGGGGACACCCTCTGGGATATTGCAGAGGCCTACAGTCAAAACCCTTTCGATTATCATCTCGTAGCCGAAGACAACCGGATCGTCAATCCCGACCTCATTTATCCGGAGCAAAAACTGAGGCTGCAAAGAAAGTGGAAGAAGAAAAAAGCGCCCGCCCAGGGTGAAAGATAA